One part of the Cystobacter ferrugineus genome encodes these proteins:
- a CDS encoding TolC family protein produces the protein MLALLCPVAAPAQGETRTPSTQAAPAQAPLTDPTLEQLLAQALERRPELRQAEAQARAARERVPQAGALPDPVLQFGIQNDGFDGLMIGKMEGSYVSIMASQALPFPGKRALRTEIAQLGATAVSTQVVRTRLSIEAEVRRGYLDLLLVREQLVLLDRLQALWKQSADMARIRYETGEGAQSDLLRAQLELNRLRQRQLALRAEERTRVQRLNRLSGRPLEAPLPTTMRVRDMGVPELGDAESAVKDALARSPELAERHALVAQAGQRMALARRERLPDFTVSAGVMPRGGDFPPMWQANVGFNLPVFSGRKQNRVMAESLAQTETSTHATESLEQDLRLRVQERLIALAALRDTAAIYRDGILMQSAATAESTLTQYRVGRASFASVLEANTGIIRDEEDYLRTLVDAQRIAIAQAEVSLEPVASMGGGGQGAGGMPGAGSTPSAPARGAAPAGSAPGAAPSTSSSMSGM, from the coding sequence GTGCTGGCGCTGCTCTGTCCCGTGGCGGCGCCCGCCCAGGGGGAGACTCGCACGCCGTCCACTCAGGCGGCCCCCGCGCAGGCGCCGCTGACGGACCCGACGCTGGAGCAGCTCCTCGCGCAAGCCCTCGAGCGTCGCCCGGAGCTGCGCCAGGCCGAGGCCCAGGCCCGGGCCGCTCGGGAGCGTGTACCCCAGGCCGGTGCCCTGCCAGACCCGGTGCTGCAGTTCGGTATCCAGAACGACGGCTTCGACGGCCTCATGATCGGCAAGATGGAGGGCAGCTACGTCAGCATCATGGCCTCCCAGGCACTGCCCTTCCCGGGCAAGCGCGCGCTTCGCACCGAAATCGCACAGCTCGGCGCCACGGCCGTGTCGACGCAGGTGGTGCGCACGCGGCTGTCCATCGAGGCCGAGGTGCGCCGGGGCTACCTCGACCTGCTGCTGGTGCGCGAGCAGCTCGTTCTGCTGGACCGGCTCCAGGCGCTCTGGAAGCAGTCCGCCGACATGGCCCGCATCCGCTACGAGACCGGCGAGGGAGCCCAGTCCGACCTGCTGCGCGCCCAGCTCGAGCTCAACCGACTGCGCCAGCGTCAACTGGCACTGCGCGCCGAGGAGCGTACCCGGGTGCAGCGCCTGAACCGGCTGAGCGGCCGGCCCCTGGAGGCGCCCCTGCCCACCACCATGCGCGTGCGCGACATGGGAGTGCCGGAGCTCGGCGACGCCGAATCCGCGGTGAAGGACGCGCTCGCGCGCAGCCCGGAACTGGCCGAGAGGCACGCGTTGGTGGCGCAGGCCGGGCAGCGGATGGCGCTGGCGCGCCGTGAACGACTGCCCGACTTCACCGTGAGCGCGGGAGTGATGCCCCGTGGCGGCGACTTCCCTCCCATGTGGCAGGCCAACGTCGGCTTCAACCTGCCCGTCTTCTCCGGGAGGAAGCAGAACCGCGTGATGGCCGAGAGCCTCGCCCAGACCGAGACCTCGACCCACGCGACGGAGTCCCTGGAGCAGGACCTCCGCCTGCGGGTGCAGGAGCGCCTCATCGCCCTGGCCGCGCTGCGCGACACGGCGGCCATCTACCGTGACGGCATCCTGATGCAGTCGGCGGCGACCGCCGAGAGCACCCTGACGCAGTACCGGGTCGGGCGCGCCTCGTTCGCCTCGGTGCTGGAGGCCAACACCGGCATCATCCGCGACGAAGAGGACTACCTGCGGACGCTCGTCGACGCGCAACGCATCGCCATCGCCCAGGCCGAAGTGAGCCTGGAGCCCGTCGCGTCCATGGGCGGCGGCGGACAGGGGGCGGGCGGCATGCCCGGAGCGGGGAGCACCCCGTCCGCTCCCGCGCGCGGCGCCGCACCCGCGGGCAGCGCGCCGGGTGCCGCCCCCTCAACCTCTTCCTCCATGTCGGGGATGTAG
- a CDS encoding efflux RND transporter periplasmic adaptor subunit produces MSLETPPLPSPPPPARRRFGAAVLISTALASAVLGGGAVHLLAHRNEAHDAHASTPAATPTASEPAATKYQCPMHPSIVQDHPGKCPICGMDLVPMTPASAAPGDPGAPAVEGLAPVTIEPARQQLIGLRTAPVTEGKVGGVWRTTGRVAMDETRVRRVTLKVPAFVEHVYADFTGKPVRRGEPLFSVYSPELLAAQEEYLLALRTRQALGQTGGMATDGEALVAAARRKLQLWDVPPATLERLAQTGEASRSLTLVSPISGVITKKDVVEGARLEVGATPYEIVDLSRVWVLADVYESELRHVKVGMPATLQLKAFPHRVFAGKVSFLDPVLDPATRTVKVRLEFPNPDGDLRPEMFGEVVLRGTTREGLKIPSDAVIPTGTTQVVFVALGEGRFQPREVRLGESDGKSVEVTSGLKAGEQVVTGANFLIDSESHLRASLAALAAAASSPPASNPPAASGHGDH; encoded by the coding sequence ATGTCGCTCGAGACTCCCCCACTCCCCTCTCCGCCGCCCCCCGCGCGCCGCCGCTTCGGAGCCGCCGTGCTCATCTCCACCGCGCTGGCCAGCGCCGTCCTCGGCGGCGGCGCCGTGCACCTGCTGGCGCACAGGAACGAGGCGCACGACGCCCACGCATCGACCCCCGCGGCCACCCCCACCGCCTCCGAGCCAGCGGCCACGAAGTACCAGTGCCCGATGCACCCGAGCATCGTGCAGGACCACCCGGGCAAGTGCCCCATCTGTGGCATGGACCTGGTGCCGATGACGCCCGCGTCGGCTGCTCCCGGCGACCCGGGCGCTCCCGCGGTGGAGGGCCTGGCGCCCGTCACCATCGAGCCCGCGCGCCAGCAGCTCATCGGCTTGCGCACCGCGCCCGTGACGGAGGGCAAGGTGGGGGGAGTTTGGCGGACCACCGGCCGCGTGGCCATGGACGAGACACGCGTGCGCCGCGTCACCCTGAAGGTGCCCGCCTTCGTCGAGCACGTGTACGCGGACTTCACCGGCAAGCCGGTGCGGCGGGGCGAGCCGCTCTTCTCCGTCTACAGCCCCGAGCTGCTCGCGGCCCAGGAGGAGTACCTGCTGGCACTGCGCACCCGCCAGGCCCTGGGCCAGACCGGTGGGATGGCGACGGACGGCGAGGCCTTGGTGGCGGCGGCTCGGCGCAAGCTGCAGCTATGGGACGTGCCGCCCGCCACCCTCGAGCGGCTCGCCCAGACAGGCGAGGCCAGCCGCTCCCTCACCCTGGTGTCGCCCATCTCCGGGGTCATTACCAAGAAGGACGTCGTGGAGGGGGCACGCCTGGAGGTGGGCGCCACGCCCTACGAGATCGTCGACCTGTCGCGCGTATGGGTGCTCGCCGACGTGTACGAGAGCGAGCTGCGGCACGTGAAGGTGGGCATGCCCGCCACGCTCCAGCTCAAGGCCTTCCCCCACCGTGTCTTCGCCGGGAAGGTGTCCTTCCTCGACCCGGTGCTGGACCCGGCCACGCGCACCGTCAAGGTCCGCCTGGAGTTCCCCAATCCCGACGGGGACCTGCGCCCCGAGATGTTCGGTGAGGTGGTGCTCCGGGGCACGACCCGCGAGGGGCTGAAGATTCCGTCCGACGCGGTCATCCCCACCGGCACCACCCAGGTCGTCTTCGTGGCGCTCGGCGAGGGCCGCTTCCAGCCCCGCGAGGTCCGCCTGGGCGAGTCGGATGGAAAGAGCGTGGAGGTGACCTCGGGCCTGAAGGCCGGCGAGCAGGTCGTCACCGGCGCCAACTTCCTCATCGACTCCGAATCGCACCTGCGCGCCTCGCTCGCGGCACTGGCCGCCGCCGCCTCCTCGCCACCCGCGAGCAATCCCCCAGCCGCCTCCGGTCACGGAGACCACTGA
- a CDS encoding efflux RND transporter permease subunit, translating to MLRAIIRFSAENKYLVIAATVVALLGAWWTLRNTPLDALPDLSDTQVIVYGRWDRSPDIIEDQVTYPITTALLGAPKVKAVRGFSDFGFSYVYVIFEDGTDMYWARTRVLEYLSKITSQLPPEVKVELGPDATSVGWVFQYALVDKSGKHRLDELRSYQDWFLRYAIQSVPGVSEVATVGGQVRQYQVTVNPNTLASYGLSLDAVVRAVRQGNNDVGGRLVEVAGREYMVRGRGYVKSVEDIEKLVLEARGGTPITIKDVANVTLGPELRRGVADLDGEGDVVGGIVVMRQGENALNVIERVKAKLEELKPSLPEGVEVVTTYDRSELIERAIGTVTYKLVEEILIVSLIILIFLWHVPSALVPIVTIPVSVALAFIPMYAMGLNANLMSLAGIAISIGVLVDGAIVEVENAYNKIHHWIRGGKKGDFYQVRLEALMEVGPGVFFSLLVIAVAFMPIFTLVDQEGRLFRPLAYSKNLAMAIAALLAITLDPAMRMLFARVEPFHFRPKFLASLATHALVGKYYSEERHPISRLMHRLYERPCRFVVRHAKATLAVSVLLVATTVPIYLHLGSEFMPPLNEGTLLYMPSAVEPGMSVTEAQRVLQVQDKLLMQFPEVERVFGKAGRANTSTDPAPFTMMETTVLLRPESQWREVPRWYSGWAPEWLKGMLRPFWRDRITQAELESKMNAALQLPGISNAWTMPIKGRLDMLSTGIRTPVGIKLMGADLATVERLARETEAAVAKVEGTRSAFAERVAGGYFLDFVLKRSELARHGLSVDDANMMVMTAVGGDNQSTTVEGRERYGINVRYARDYREDLQALKRVLLPLPDGKGQIPMEAIADVVLAHGPSMIRNENGMLTGYVYVDFDTSKYDVGSFVERAKEAVAAGVKVPAGYSMTWSGQYENMLRVRERLKLVIPLTLVLIFGLLYMNTKSAFKAGLVMLAVPFSAIGAVWLLWALDYNVSIAVWVGMIALMGLDAETGAFMLLFLDLSHDEAKKRGRLRTEGDLVEAIIHGAVKRVRPKAMTVLAAMLGLLPIMWSTGTGADVMKRIAAPMVGGLATSFLLELLVYPAVYFLWKRREVVPGPATPEADGASTAALPA from the coding sequence ATGCTCCGAGCCATCATCCGCTTCTCGGCGGAGAACAAGTACCTGGTCATCGCGGCCACCGTGGTGGCGCTCCTCGGCGCGTGGTGGACCCTGAGGAACACCCCGCTGGACGCGCTGCCGGACCTGTCCGACACCCAGGTCATCGTCTACGGGAGATGGGACCGCAGCCCCGACATCATCGAGGACCAGGTCACCTACCCCATCACCACCGCACTGCTGGGCGCCCCGAAGGTCAAGGCGGTCCGCGGCTTCAGCGACTTCGGCTTCAGCTACGTGTACGTCATCTTCGAGGACGGCACGGACATGTACTGGGCGCGCACGCGGGTGCTCGAGTACCTGTCGAAGATAACCTCCCAGTTGCCACCGGAGGTGAAGGTGGAGCTGGGCCCGGACGCCACCAGCGTGGGCTGGGTGTTCCAGTACGCGCTGGTGGACAAGAGCGGCAAGCACCGGCTGGACGAGCTGCGCTCCTACCAGGACTGGTTCCTGCGCTATGCGATTCAAAGCGTGCCGGGTGTCTCCGAGGTGGCGACCGTGGGTGGCCAGGTGCGCCAGTACCAGGTGACGGTCAACCCCAACACCCTGGCCAGCTACGGGCTGTCGCTGGACGCGGTGGTGCGCGCCGTCCGCCAGGGCAACAACGACGTGGGTGGACGGCTCGTGGAGGTGGCCGGGCGCGAGTACATGGTCCGCGGCCGTGGCTACGTGAAGAGCGTGGAGGACATCGAGAAGCTCGTCCTCGAGGCCCGGGGCGGCACCCCCATCACCATCAAGGACGTGGCCAATGTGACGCTGGGCCCCGAGCTGCGCCGGGGCGTGGCCGACCTGGACGGCGAGGGAGACGTGGTGGGCGGCATCGTGGTGATGCGCCAGGGGGAGAACGCCCTCAACGTCATCGAGCGCGTCAAGGCGAAGCTCGAGGAGCTGAAACCCTCGCTGCCCGAAGGCGTGGAGGTCGTCACCACCTATGATCGCTCGGAGCTCATCGAGCGCGCCATCGGCACGGTGACGTACAAACTGGTGGAGGAGATCCTCATCGTCTCCCTCATCATCCTCATCTTCCTGTGGCACGTGCCTTCCGCGCTCGTGCCCATCGTCACCATCCCGGTATCGGTGGCGCTGGCCTTCATCCCCATGTACGCGATGGGGCTGAACGCCAACCTCATGTCGCTGGCCGGCATCGCCATCTCCATCGGCGTGCTCGTGGACGGCGCCATCGTCGAGGTGGAGAACGCGTACAACAAAATCCACCACTGGATTCGGGGCGGCAAGAAGGGCGACTTCTACCAGGTGCGGCTGGAAGCGCTGATGGAGGTGGGGCCGGGCGTCTTCTTCAGCCTGCTCGTCATCGCCGTGGCCTTCATGCCCATCTTCACGCTGGTGGACCAGGAGGGCCGCCTCTTCCGCCCGCTGGCGTACTCGAAGAACCTCGCCATGGCCATCGCCGCGCTGCTGGCGATTACCCTGGACCCGGCCATGCGGATGCTCTTCGCCCGCGTGGAGCCCTTCCACTTCCGCCCGAAGTTCCTGGCGTCCCTGGCGACGCACGCGCTCGTGGGCAAGTACTACTCGGAGGAGCGGCACCCCATCAGCCGGCTGATGCACCGGCTCTACGAGCGCCCCTGCCGCTTCGTGGTGCGCCACGCCAAGGCCACCCTGGCGGTGAGCGTGCTGCTGGTCGCCACCACCGTCCCCATCTACCTGCACCTGGGCAGCGAGTTCATGCCGCCGCTCAACGAGGGCACCCTCCTCTACATGCCCTCGGCGGTGGAGCCCGGTATGTCCGTCACCGAGGCACAGCGCGTGCTGCAGGTGCAGGACAAGCTGCTCATGCAGTTCCCGGAGGTGGAGCGCGTCTTCGGCAAGGCCGGCCGCGCCAACACCTCCACCGACCCCGCCCCGTTCACCATGATGGAGACGACGGTGTTGCTGCGCCCCGAGTCCCAGTGGCGCGAGGTCCCGCGCTGGTACAGCGGCTGGGCGCCCGAGTGGCTCAAGGGGATGCTGCGCCCCTTCTGGCGCGACCGCATCACCCAGGCCGAGCTGGAGTCGAAGATGAACGCGGCGCTCCAACTGCCGGGCATCTCCAACGCCTGGACCATGCCCATCAAGGGTCGGCTGGACATGCTGTCCACGGGTATCCGCACGCCCGTGGGCATCAAGCTCATGGGCGCGGACCTGGCCACGGTGGAGCGCCTCGCCCGCGAGACGGAGGCCGCGGTGGCGAAGGTGGAGGGCACGCGCAGCGCGTTCGCCGAGCGCGTGGCGGGTGGCTACTTCCTGGACTTCGTCCTCAAACGCAGCGAGCTCGCCCGCCACGGCCTGAGCGTGGACGACGCGAACATGATGGTGATGACGGCAGTGGGTGGCGACAACCAGTCCACCACCGTGGAGGGCCGCGAGCGCTACGGCATCAACGTGCGCTACGCGCGGGACTACCGCGAGGATCTCCAGGCGCTCAAGCGCGTGCTGCTGCCTCTCCCGGACGGCAAGGGTCAGATTCCCATGGAGGCCATCGCGGACGTGGTGCTCGCCCACGGCCCCTCGATGATTCGCAACGAGAACGGGATGCTCACCGGCTACGTCTACGTGGACTTCGACACCTCCAAGTACGACGTGGGCAGCTTCGTGGAGCGCGCCAAGGAGGCGGTGGCCGCGGGCGTGAAGGTGCCCGCTGGCTACTCCATGACGTGGAGCGGGCAGTACGAGAACATGCTGCGCGTCCGGGAGCGGCTGAAGCTCGTCATCCCGCTCACGCTCGTGCTCATCTTCGGGCTGCTGTACATGAACACGAAGTCGGCCTTCAAGGCGGGCCTCGTGATGCTGGCGGTGCCCTTCTCGGCCATCGGCGCGGTGTGGCTGCTCTGGGCCCTCGACTACAACGTCTCCATCGCGGTGTGGGTGGGGATGATTGCCCTGATGGGCCTGGACGCCGAGACCGGTGCCTTCATGCTGCTCTTCCTCGACCTGTCCCACGATGAGGCGAAGAAGCGCGGGAGGCTGCGCACCGAGGGCGATCTGGTGGAGGCCATCATCCACGGTGCCGTGAAGCGCGTACGGCCCAAGGCGATGACGGTGCTGGCGGCGATGCTGGGCCTGCTCCCCATCATGTGGTCCACCGGAACGGGCGCGGACGTCATGAAGCGAATCGCCGCGCCCATGGTGGGCGGCCTGGCCACCAGCTTCCTGCTGGAGCTGCTCGTCTACCCGGCCGTCTACTTCCTGTGGAAGCGCCGCGAGGTGGTGCCGGGCCCGGCAACCCCCGAGGCCGATGGCGCCAGCACGGCCGCGCTCCCCGCCTGA
- a CDS encoding aldo/keto reductase, with protein sequence MNRREFLEATLALMLSSEALAANKPAATRDVPRRKLGRTGEQVSCIGLGGAHIGGQKQEAESIRIIRSALDAGINFLDNCWDYHDGQSEVRMGKALRDGYRNKAFLMTKIDGRDKKTAAAQIDESLERLQTDHLDLLQLHEVIHQDDPRRAFADGGAIEAMEEARKAGKARFLGFTGHKSPAMHLSMLEAASKHGFRFDAVQMPLNVMDAHFDSFEKRVLPVLVKEEIGVLGMKSLGGTFILESKTVSAPECLRYSLSLPVSVVITGMDSMARVEQALKVARGFKPYTEKEIQTLLARTEKAAQAGAFEKYKISTHFDGTTKHPEWMG encoded by the coding sequence ATGAACCGCAGAGAATTCCTGGAGGCCACACTCGCGCTGATGTTGTCCTCGGAGGCCCTGGCCGCGAACAAGCCCGCGGCGACGCGCGACGTGCCCCGCCGCAAGCTCGGCCGCACGGGCGAGCAGGTGTCGTGCATCGGCCTGGGGGGCGCGCACATCGGCGGGCAGAAGCAGGAGGCCGAGAGCATTCGCATCATCCGGAGCGCGCTCGACGCGGGGATCAACTTCCTGGACAACTGCTGGGACTACCACGATGGGCAGAGCGAGGTGCGCATGGGCAAGGCGCTCCGGGATGGTTACCGGAACAAGGCCTTCCTGATGACGAAGATCGACGGCCGGGACAAGAAGACGGCCGCGGCGCAGATCGACGAGTCGCTCGAGCGCCTGCAGACGGATCACCTGGATCTGTTGCAACTGCACGAGGTCATCCACCAGGACGATCCTCGGCGGGCGTTCGCGGACGGGGGTGCCATCGAGGCCATGGAGGAGGCGCGCAAGGCGGGCAAGGCGCGCTTCCTGGGCTTCACCGGGCACAAGTCACCCGCCATGCACCTGAGCATGCTCGAAGCGGCGAGCAAGCACGGCTTCCGCTTCGATGCCGTGCAGATGCCGCTCAACGTGATGGACGCGCACTTCGACAGCTTCGAGAAGCGCGTGCTGCCCGTGCTCGTGAAGGAGGAGATCGGCGTGCTCGGGATGAAGTCGCTGGGCGGCACCTTCATCCTGGAGAGCAAGACGGTGAGCGCGCCGGAGTGTCTGCGCTACAGCCTGTCGCTGCCGGTGAGCGTGGTCATCACGGGCATGGACTCGATGGCACGCGTGGAGCAGGCGCTCAAGGTGGCGCGGGGCTTCAAGCCCTACACGGAGAAGGAAATCCAGACACTGTTGGCGCGTACCGAGAAGGCCGCCCAGGCTGGCGCCTTCGAGAAGTACAAGATCAGCACCCACTTCGACGGCACCACGAAGCACCCGGAGTGGATGGGCTGA
- a CDS encoding phosphoenolpyruvate synthase, whose product MSVDNSPTPSAVRAMEPDSLILPFERISAADLPHVGGKGANLGELARAGFPVPSGFCVTTAAFDAFLAGLGETQTLYAALESLDGKDVDAARRAAEATRAALGQAPLPPAVADAVLAAWRALGTEASWAVRSSATAEDLPDASFAGQQDTFLNIRGAEALLDAVRRCWVSLFTDRAVLYRARNGFGHRGVKLSVVVQRMVMPEVSGILFTADPLTGRRGTVSIDAGFGLGEALVSGLINADLYKVDKATGEFLSVQVGDKALAIRPRPEGGTREEPLPEATRRARALDDATARELAALGARIEAHYGEPQDIEWCIEAGRIYVVQARPITSLYPLPVPAPDDGPHIYLSFGHFQMMTDPMPPLALQVWQLTIPFGRTTSGTEEPPHETRSAAVAGSRLFLDATPVLRHPVLRRRVVGIVRHAYEDLGRGMDALASQPAFQRSARGGRATVRGVGRVALPLVTRMLHRLLVADPASLLSRVETFSESLLAEMRARLTAAAPGAARLRESRRVLSELMSRVLALPPNLLVGVVAKGLLGQGIRRGLLGGTQEDLSALERGLPGNVTTEMDLAVGDLTDLVRPHPALAAVLRDRPASEALAAAREFEGGPAFLAAWRAFLDHYGMRGPGEVDLSRPRYKDDPSLLLAAIVGGAGPAGANRVAGEHRAHHAALAARAEAAGERLIAASRRGLTGSARARLARRWVRLARAGLGLREHPKFLIVRVLELVRDAVLEAGTLLVQRGTLATADEAFLLRFEELIAALEAERAPDLRPLAEERRATLRRDARRAPPLVMASDGEIPVLAGREDLPPGALSGTAASAGVVEGRARVVLDPAREVLHAGEILVAPHTDPGWTPLFVHASGLVTEVGGLMTHGSVVAREYGIPAVVSVAGATRRIHTGQRIRVDGTRGIVEFLDEGAA is encoded by the coding sequence ATGAGCGTGGACAACTCCCCCACCCCGTCCGCCGTCCGCGCCATGGAGCCGGACTCCCTCATCCTCCCGTTCGAGCGCATCTCCGCGGCGGATCTGCCCCACGTGGGCGGCAAGGGGGCCAACCTGGGCGAGCTGGCCCGCGCCGGGTTTCCGGTGCCCTCCGGCTTCTGTGTCACCACGGCCGCCTTCGATGCGTTCCTCGCCGGTCTCGGGGAAACCCAGACGCTGTACGCGGCGCTGGAGTCATTGGACGGGAAGGACGTGGACGCGGCCCGCCGCGCCGCCGAGGCCACCCGCGCCGCGCTCGGCCAGGCGCCCCTTCCCCCGGCGGTGGCCGACGCCGTGCTGGCCGCCTGGCGGGCCCTGGGGACCGAGGCCTCGTGGGCGGTGCGATCCAGCGCCACGGCGGAGGATCTGCCGGACGCCAGCTTCGCGGGCCAGCAGGACACCTTCCTCAACATCCGCGGGGCCGAGGCCCTGCTCGACGCGGTCCGGCGCTGCTGGGTGTCGCTGTTCACCGATCGCGCGGTGCTCTACCGGGCCCGGAACGGCTTTGGCCATCGCGGGGTGAAGCTGAGCGTGGTGGTGCAGCGCATGGTGATGCCCGAGGTGTCCGGCATCCTCTTCACCGCGGATCCGCTCACCGGGCGGCGGGGCACCGTGTCCATCGACGCGGGCTTCGGACTGGGCGAGGCGTTGGTCAGCGGGCTCATCAACGCCGACCTGTACAAGGTGGACAAGGCGACGGGAGAGTTCCTGAGCGTCCAGGTGGGTGACAAGGCCCTGGCCATCCGCCCCAGGCCCGAGGGTGGAACCAGGGAGGAGCCCCTGCCGGAAGCCACCCGCCGCGCCCGGGCCCTGGACGACGCGACCGCGCGGGAGCTGGCCGCCCTGGGCGCACGCATCGAAGCGCATTACGGCGAGCCGCAGGACATCGAGTGGTGCATCGAGGCCGGGCGCATCTACGTGGTCCAGGCCCGCCCCATCACGAGCCTGTACCCGCTACCCGTGCCCGCTCCGGACGACGGCCCGCACATCTACCTCAGCTTCGGCCACTTCCAGATGATGACGGACCCCATGCCACCGCTCGCGCTCCAGGTGTGGCAGTTGACGATTCCATTCGGCAGGACAACGTCGGGCACGGAGGAGCCTCCCCACGAGACACGGTCCGCCGCCGTCGCGGGCAGCCGGCTCTTCCTGGACGCGACGCCCGTGTTACGCCATCCCGTCCTGCGGCGGCGGGTGGTGGGGATTGTCCGTCACGCCTACGAGGACCTGGGCCGGGGCATGGACGCGTTGGCCAGCCAGCCGGCCTTCCAACGTAGCGCGCGCGGCGGCCGGGCCACGGTGAGGGGCGTGGGCCGTGTCGCCCTCCCCCTGGTCACCCGGATGCTGCATCGGTTGCTCGTCGCGGATCCCGCCTCACTCCTCTCCCGGGTGGAGACGTTCAGCGAGTCGCTGCTCGCCGAGATGCGGGCCCGGCTCACGGCGGCGGCTCCGGGCGCGGCACGGCTGCGCGAGTCGCGGCGTGTGCTCTCGGAGCTCATGAGCCGCGTCCTCGCCCTGCCCCCGAACCTGCTCGTGGGCGTGGTGGCCAAGGGGCTGCTCGGCCAGGGAATCCGGCGGGGACTGCTCGGCGGGACGCAGGAGGATCTCTCCGCGCTGGAGCGGGGCCTGCCCGGCAACGTCACCACGGAAATGGACCTGGCCGTGGGAGATCTGACGGATCTCGTCCGCCCCCATCCGGCCCTGGCCGCGGTGCTTCGCGACCGTCCCGCCTCCGAGGCCCTGGCCGCGGCGCGTGAGTTCGAGGGAGGGCCCGCATTCCTCGCGGCATGGAGGGCCTTCCTCGATCACTACGGCATGCGGGGACCAGGAGAAGTGGACCTGTCCCGGCCTCGTTACAAGGACGACCCCTCGCTCCTCCTCGCGGCCATCGTGGGAGGAGCCGGGCCAGCGGGAGCGAACCGAGTCGCGGGCGAGCACCGGGCCCACCACGCGGCGCTGGCCGCCAGGGCCGAAGCCGCGGGCGAGCGCCTCATCGCCGCGTCCCGACGCGGTCTGACCGGCAGCGCACGCGCCCGGCTGGCTCGCCGGTGGGTGCGCCTGGCCCGCGCGGGCCTGGGCCTGCGGGAGCACCCCAAGTTCCTGATCGTCCGCGTGCTGGAGCTCGTGCGCGACGCGGTACTCGAGGCCGGGACCCTCCTGGTCCAGCGCGGAACACTCGCGACGGCGGACGAGGCGTTCCTGCTGCGCTTCGAGGAACTGATCGCGGCGCTCGAGGCCGAGCGGGCACCTGATCTGCGGCCCCTCGCCGAGGAGCGGCGGGCCACGCTCCGGCGTGACGCCAGACGAGCGCCCCCGTTGGTGATGGCGAGCGATGGGGAGATTCCCGTGCTGGCGGGCCGTGAGGATCTGCCACCGGGAGCCCTGTCCGGGACAGCGGCCTCGGCGGGCGTGGTGGAGGGGCGTGCGCGCGTGGTGCTCGACCCGGCGCGCGAGGTGCTTCACGCGGGAGAGATCCTCGTGGCGCCGCATACGGATCCGGGCTGGACGCCCCTGTTCGTGCACGCGTCCGGACTGGTGACCGAGGTGGGCGGGCTCATGACGCACGGCTCGGTGGTGGCGCGCGAGTATGGCATTCCGGCGGTCGTCAGCGTGGCGGGCGCCACGCGGCGCATCCACACCGGCCAGCGCATCCGCGTGGACGGCACCCGGGGCATCGTGGAGTTCCTGGACGAAGGTGCCGCGTGA